CGTTCAATTCGGTGAAATCGCCGCATCTCGATTGGCCGTTCCTGTGCTGGGTCGCGGTGTTGCTGACGATCCTGATGTTCGGCGGTGGCTGGTTTCAAGGCGAAGGAGTTCGTGCGGCCTTGAACGACGAGACGACACGCGCGCACCGGCGCTGCGCGATGGCGAACGGCTTCGTCGCCGCGCTCGTCTGCGGGCTGTTCATCACCGTCCTCAACAGCTTCGTCCCACTCGAAACTGGCCTCGCGGTTCGCGTGTTGATCACCGCCTCGGTCTCCGCTGCCTTGCTCCAGTTCGGCAAGCTCGAGCGGCGCGCGCTGCGCGATGGTTGAGCGCCTCGGCAATCGCCTCAAGGAACGGCGCGGCGAGCTGGGACTGACGCAAAGCCAGCTCGCCGAGTTATGCCAGGTGTCGCGCAAGACGATCAACACCGTCGAGAACGGCGTGTTCGTTCCCTCGACCCTGCTCGCGCTCAAGCTCGCGGTGGCGCTCGAGCGACCGGTCGAGGAGTTATTCTGGGTGGAGCGCTAGCGGCTGACGCCTTCCACCAGCCGCATCAGGTCGCCCTGCGCCTCGTTGACGTCGGCAAGGTGCATGCCCCAGCCGGGCAGGAAGAAGCCGAGCGCGCCGACTTCGCCACCGATCCGGTCGGTGCGCTTGTCCTTGGGGTCCGCGTTGACCCGCACTTCCAGATAGCCGCGCGGGCCGTCGTTGACGCAGCGCGCCGAGGCCAGACCCTCGGTCCGCAGATAGGGCGTCGGCGGCGGACCCTCGGTCGACCAGGTGATCGGACCGCCGGGAACCGGCTGCGCCGAGTTGGCGAACCAGTAGCTGTCGAGCGGACGCCAGTCGCGGCTGCCGGGCGCGGCCGGATTGACGCAGCCGACGGTCATCCCGGGGGCGCCCGAATAACCGAATAGCGCGCCGGGTGGGGGAAGATTGCCGGTCCGGAAGCTCGAATAAGCGATTACGCAACCGGTCTGGCCAGCGCGGCTGCACAGCGGCGTCGAGGCGAAGGTGCCGCCGACCAGTTTACCGATGGGCACATAGGTGTTGAACCCCGGCAGCAGCGCCAGCCGCATCAGCCGGGCGGCGGGTGTTCCTTCGATCTCGCGGGCGATCAGCTGCTGGAGCATCAGGCTGCCCTGGCTGTGGCCGATCAGGATCACCGGCCGGCCGCGGTTGCGGGTGGCCAGATAGTTCTGCCACGCCGCCGCGACGTCGCGATAGGCGAGCGCATAGGCGGCGGAGACGTCACCGCCGGTCGCCGCCGCGGTGACCGCGCCGAGCGTCATCTGGCGATAGATGGGCGCATAGACCTTGCACACGCCGGCGAAGCGCGCGGCCTGCGTCTCGGCCACGCTGCGCTCCTCATTGGCATTGAGGTCGCTGCTGTAACCAGGATCGCGCGACACGGTCGGGTAGACGTAGAAGCAGTCCACCGGCGGATCCTTGGCGACCGTGCTCGGCCCGCTCGACCCATAGCCGTTGGGGTTGAGTGCGGTGGTCTTGAGTGGGGTCGAGCAGACGTCGGCGCGGCCGGGCAGGCACAGCCAATGCGCGGCGACGCTGTAATCGGTCGCGGGACCCGCTGCCGGCTTGAGTGGGAGCGGCGCGATCGCGGCGGCGGCGGCAAGCAGGGGCAAAGCGAGCACTGGCAAACTCCTAAGTGTCGAACAGGCCGGCGGTCGTCCCGGCGGGCGGATTGAGGCCGAGGTGGGTCCAGGCCAGGCCATTGAGCTGGCGGCCGCGCGCGGTGCGGGCGATCAGCCCGAGCTGGATGAGGTAAGGCTCGATCACGTCTTCGATCGTGTCGCGCGGCTCGCTCAGGCCCGCCGCGAGCGTTTCGACCCCGACCGGGCCGCCGCCGTAGAGGTCGGCGATCATGGTGAGGTAGCGGCGGTCCATCGCGTCGAGCCCGAGCGCGTCGATCTCGAGCCGGCTCAAGGCGCGGTCGGCGGTGGCGGCGTCGATGCGGTCGGCCCCGGCGGCATGGGCAAAATCGCGTACCCGGCGCAGCAGGCGCCCGGCGATGCGCGGGGTGCCGCGGCTGCGGCGGGCGATTTCCTCCGCGCCGTCCTCGGCGAGGTCGGCGCCGAGCAGGCGGGCTGCGCGGCGAACGACCGACTGAAGCTCGTCGACGGTGTAAAAGTTGAGCCGCACGGGGATGCCGAACCGGTCGCGCAGCGGGGTCGTCAGCAGGCCCTGCCGGGTCGTCGCGCCGACCAGGGTGAAGCGCGGCAGGTCGATCCGGACCGAGCGGGCGGACGGCCCCTCCCCGATCATCAGATCGAGCGCGCGATCCTCCATCGCGGGGTAAAGCACTTCCTCGACCGCCGGATTGAGGCGGTGGATCTCGTCGATGAAGAGGACGTCGCCGTCCTCGAGATTGGTGAGTAGGGCGGCGAGGTCGCCCGACTTGGCGATCACGGGCCCCGAGGTGGCGCGGAAGCCGACCCCCATCTCGCGCGCGACGATCTGCGCCAGCGTGGTCTTGCCGAGCCCGGGCGGCCCGAAGAACAGGACATGGTCGAGCGCTTCGCCCCGGCTCTTGGCGGCCTGGATAAACACCCGCAAATTCTCGCGCGCGCCCTTCTGCCCGACGAATTCGTCGAGGCTCTTGGGGCGCAGCGCCGCGTCGGCATCCTCGGCGGTGCGTTCGGGTGTCGTCAGGCGGTCAGGATCGGTGGCCATCGGCTGCGCTTGTGGCACAGCAGCAGCGACCCTGCACAGGGGCTGCGTGCCGTCTCGCTTGACTTGCCGGGCCAAGCGGAGTCACCTCGCCGTTCCGGACCCGTTGCGTTCCCATCCGACTTTCGCAGGAGGAGCTGGAAATGAACGAAACCGTGATAACCGCGCCCGAGAGTGGCGCCCGCGTCCCATGGCATCTGTGGACCGTCGGGATCGTCTCGCTGCTGTGGAACAGCTTCGGCGGCTACGACTACACCATGACCCGGCTGAGAAACGTCGACTATCTCAAGAACGCCGGCGATCCGGCGGCCATGCTCGCCTACATCGACGCCATGCCGCTCTATGCCCAGATCGGCTGGGGCCTCGGCGTCTGGGGCTCAGTGCTCGGCAGCGTCCTGTTGCTGACGCGCAGCCGCCATGCCGTGACCGCATTCGCGGTGTCGCTGGCGGGAGCGGTGCTCAGCTTTGCCGGTCAGTCGCTCGGGCCGCCGGCGCCGATGAACGAGGGCATGATGAAGTACATGCCCGTCCTGATCATCGCGCTGGTGCTTTTGCAGCTGTGGTATGCCGCGCGGCAATCGCGGGCCGGGGTGCTGCGCTAGCGCGAGCGGATGAAGGCGCGGATGTCGCCGACCAGCTTGGCGCGATCCTCGTCGCGGACGTACATCATGTGTCCGGCGTGATAGTAATGGAATTGGACCCGATCCTGCGGGATGCCGGTGCGCGACAGGCTGTATTCGGCGCCGAAGAAGGGCGTGGCGAAGTCGTAATAGCCCTGGGCGACGAACACCCGCAGGCCGCTGTTCTCGCGCAGCGCGGTGCCGAGGTAGGGCGCGACGTTCATGTAGCTGCTGTCGTCGCGGCCGCCGAGCCGCCAGTCCCAGTCGCGCCCGACCGAGCCGATTGCCTGATATTCGCGGTCGGTCTTGAAGCCGAGCGAGCCGCGCGCCCAGCTGTTGATCGCCGCGGTATAGCCGGCGTCGATGCCGTAGAAGCTCGGATCGTTGTCGACGTTCTCGCCGGCGCTGTCATAGTCCTGACCGGTGTAGCGGGTGTCGAGCCGGCCGATCGTCTGGTTACGGTCGCGCAGCAACTCCTTGAAGAAACGGCCGGGCGTCACCCGCAGGTCGGCGTGGTCGAGGTAAGTGGTGCTGAGCCCGGTGAAGCGGGCGAGCTGCGGCAGGATGGCGGCGCGCTCGGCGGGTGTCGCGTGCTGCCCCTTGAGGAGGAAGCTGGCGTAGGGGCCGAGCGCGAACTGGCGCGCTTCCTCGGTGAACTGCTCGACCGACGGGCTCTGCGCCTTGCCGTGGTAGAGCGCGGTCGCGGCCATCGACGGCAGGTTGGTGATGTAGTTGAGCTCGTTCCCCGCCGCATCCGAACCGGCGGCGAAGTCGAGGATGGTCGAGATGAGGATGATGCCGTTCAAGCCCACGTCGTTGTAGGTGACGTTCATCAGCTGGTTGGCGACCGCCGCCGAGCGGGTGGTCCCGTAGCTTTCGCCGCCGAGGAATTTGGGGCTGGCCCAGCGGCCGTTGTCGTTGAGCCAGCGGCGGATCACCCCGGCGACCAGCTTGGCGTCCTGGGTGACGCCGTAATAATTCTTCGGGTCGGCCTTGCCGATGAGGTGCGACCAACCGGTGCCCGGCGGGTCGATGAAAACCATGTCGCTGACGTCGAGCAGCGAGCCCGGATTGTCGACAATCGGGTAAGGCGGGGCGCCATCGTCGCGCGCGTCGGAGGGGATCGCGACCCGCTTGGGCCCGAATGCCCCCATTTGCAGCCACACCGAGCCCGAGCCGGGACCGCCGTTGAACAGGAAGGTGATCGGCCGGTTGGGGTCTCGCGGCTCCTTGACGTAGGCGGTGGTGACCACCGCGACCTCGGGCACGCCATCGTCATTCTTGACGATCGTCTCGCCGATGGTCGCGGCGTAGTTGATGCGCTGGCCACCGAAAGTGCCCGAGTGGCGGGTGGTGACGACCTGCGGCACCACGTCGACGGGCGCGTCGGCCGCGGCCTGCCCCTTGCGGTCGCCCCCCGGCCGGTCCTGCGCCGCCGCCGGTCCCGCCGTCACCAACACCGCCGCAAGTACCGCCGCCAGGGCCCACCGATCAGTCACGCTCGTCTCCCTCAGAACCGGCGCGCACCATGCCCGTTCGCGGTCGGCTGACAAGAGGGAGCCGTTACGGTCGCGACGCGTTCAGCGAAGCGGGTTCATCCAAACTCAAGGGAGAAGACACATGGCCGACCTCAGCCAGGTTCGTGAGCATATGGAAGTCATCGGCGCCGACGGCGTCCATGTGGGCACCGTCGACCACGTCGATGGCGAGCGGATCAAGCTCACCAAGAAGGACAGCGGCAGCGGTGAAGGCGGCGCGCACGAGGGTCACCACCATTATCTCCCCGGTGGTTTGGTGGCCGGAGTCGAGGGCGACCAGGTCCGCCTGAGCGCCAACGCCGACGTCGCCGCCAATCTGTTCGAGGAAGAAGAGAGCGGTCAGTCGCTCGGCTGAGTCACCGTTCACCATAACGGAATCGATAACCGCCGTTGCCTTTTTTACGAGGGTAACGGCGGTTTTTCGTGGGTTCGCGCGATTCCGGCTGGCGCGCTCGCCTATCATGGAAAGATGGAACGACGGGGGGAGCGCGGCGGATCGAACGATCCGCCCAGCGCGGCCGAGAAGGGCCGCTACGAGCGCATGCTCGGCAATTCCGCCACCGCGGCGATTTGCGCCGATCCCGACCACGGCATCATCGGCTGGAATAGCGCGGCCGAGCAAATGTTCGGTTATCCCGCGGCGGAGGCGATCGGCCAGCCGCTTTCCATCATCATCCCCGAGCGATTGCGCGCCGCGCACGACGCGGGAATGATCCGCGCGATTGCTGCCCGCAAGACGCCGATGGCCGGCCAGACCATCGAGATCATGGCCCTTCACCGCGACGGGCACGAAATCCCGGTCGACCTGTCGTTGTCGATGTGGTTCGAGGAGGGGCGGCCGATGTTCGGCGCGCTCCTGCGCGACGTCAGCGACCGCCACGCCGCGACCCGCCGGCTCGAGCATCTCGCCCATCGCGACACGCTGACCACGCTGCCCAATCGCGGGGCGCTGGTGACGCGGCTCGCGGAAACGCTCGGCCAGCAGCCGTGCGCGCTGTTGATGCTCGACCTCGACGGCTTCAAGCATGTCAACGACAGCCTCGGCCACAGTGCCGGCGATGCCCTGCTCGCCGAGGTCGCCAAGCGGCTCAGGGCCGCTGTCGACGTCGGCGATTTCGTCGCCCGTCTCGGCGGCGATGAATTCGCCATCCTTCTCACCGAACATGTCGGTCCGCTGCGGATCGATGCCCTGTCCACCCGCATTTTCACCGCGCTCAAGCAGCCGTTCGCGCTCGCCGGGCGCTCGGTCTTCGTTGGAACCAGCATCGGCGTCGCCTTGAGCCCGCACGATGCGACCGAGGTCGACCAGTTGCTCGCCGATGCGGACCTTGCGCTTTACAGCGCCAAGAGCGCGGGCGGCGGCGGCCGCGCCTTCTTCGCCCGGGGAATGAAGACCCGCACCGAACAGCGACTGCGCCTCGGCAACGAGTTGCGCGAGGCGTTCGTCGGCGGGCAGTTCGAATTGTGGTACCAGCCACAATTGTCGATCCGCGACGGCACCCTGCTCGGGGTGGAGGCGCTGCTCCGCTGGCACCACCCGCGCCACGGCCTGCTCGCGCCCGGCGCTTTCATCGAAGTGCTGTCGGACAGCACGATCGCTGAAGACGTCGGATGCTGGGTCCTTGAGGAAGCCTGCGCCGTCGCCGCGCGCTGGCTTGGGCAGGGGTTCGGACCCGTCCGCATGGGGGTCAATCTATTCCCGGTGCAGCTGCGTTCTCACGGGCTTCGCGAACTGGTCTGCGCGACTCTCGAGCGGCACGGTCTGCCGCCGCACCTGCTCGAACTGGAGATCACTGAGAATACCGTGCTGCGGATGGACCAGCCGTCGACCGCCGCGCTTCGCCGGCTGAAAGACCTCGGCGTCAGTATCGCCTTCGACGACTTCGGCACCGGCTTCGCCTCGCTCAGCCTATTGCAGCATTTCCCGCTCACCCGGCTCAAGATCGACCGCAGCTTCATCGCCCGGATCGATGAGCGACCGGGCGACGCGGCCATCGTCAAGGCATTGATGTGCATGGCCCAGACCTTCGACCTGGAGGTCATCGCCGAAGGAGTCGAAACCGCCGCCCAGGAGAAAATGTTGCGCGAGCTTGGCTGCCAGGAAGCCCAGGGCTTCCGTTACGGCCGACCGATGAAGGCCGAAGAGCTGGTGAAAGCTTACGCCGACGCCGCGAGCAGGGCCGATGACCAGCCAGGCGAACCGCGCCGCTCCGCCGCTTGAAGCCGGCTTGGTGCGGAAGTGAGAAAGTTGGTCGGGGAGAGAGGATTCGAACCTCCGGCCCCTGCCTCCCGAAGGCGTATCTCCCTGCTCCACTAGAGAGCATCCTCGGGTGCCCGATTACACGTCAGTAGCGTCAAATGGCCTGCAATGTCGCTCGATCTTGGTCCCAAGGTTCAGATTGAACCTCGACCCCTGTCTATGAGCCTCGTCAGATTACAGTCGCACCTAGTGATTTCCACAGGCTTGCCTTGCGCAACTTTGAACCGGCTTTGGTCACAGCGACTGTCTGTCATTGGTGGGAAGCGGAACGGCTGCTTTCGGGTCAAGACGACCGGATCGCAGACGTTCGATCGCAAGGAGCGACGGGCTGCTTTGGCGGCAATAACGGGCGCTTGGTAGGCCTCGCAGGTCCTCGCGGGGGCAACACGTTAAGACAAGGGCTGAGGTCCGCTTCCGACACCTTCCGGGCCTGATGACAGGAATGCCGATCAGATTGCCAACGTCTGCCGTTGGTAAAGTACGGGCCGGTCGCCGAAGGTTTGCAAACAGAATCTCGGTAGCAAGCCCATTAAATGAGGGTTGCATGCCACTCTCAGCCTGCAGGCCCGACAGGGACCGCGATCGGCACACGCGTTGCGATCGCTGCCTCAACCTCGGCATAGAGGTCGACATCGAGATCAGGCGCCGAGATCGACAGGAGCAGCGAATAACGCG
The Sphingomonas ginsengisoli An et al. 2013 genome window above contains:
- a CDS encoding helix-turn-helix transcriptional regulator, which gives rise to MVERLGNRLKERRGELGLTQSQLAELCQVSRKTINTVENGVFVPSTLLALKLAVALERPVEELFWVER
- a CDS encoding DUF3089 domain-containing protein translates to MLALPLLAAAAAIAPLPLKPAAGPATDYSVAAHWLCLPGRADVCSTPLKTTALNPNGYGSSGPSTVAKDPPVDCFYVYPTVSRDPGYSSDLNANEERSVAETQAARFAGVCKVYAPIYRQMTLGAVTAAATGGDVSAAYALAYRDVAAAWQNYLATRNRGRPVILIGHSQGSLMLQQLIAREIEGTPAARLMRLALLPGFNTYVPIGKLVGGTFASTPLCSRAGQTGCVIAYSSFRTGNLPPPGALFGYSGAPGMTVGCVNPAAPGSRDWRPLDSYWFANSAQPVPGGPITWSTEGPPPTPYLRTEGLASARCVNDGPRGYLEVRVNADPKDKRTDRIGGEVGALGFFLPGWGMHLADVNEAQGDLMRLVEGVSR
- the ruvB gene encoding Holliday junction branch migration DNA helicase RuvB codes for the protein MATDPDRLTTPERTAEDADAALRPKSLDEFVGQKGARENLRVFIQAAKSRGEALDHVLFFGPPGLGKTTLAQIVAREMGVGFRATSGPVIAKSGDLAALLTNLEDGDVLFIDEIHRLNPAVEEVLYPAMEDRALDLMIGEGPSARSVRIDLPRFTLVGATTRQGLLTTPLRDRFGIPVRLNFYTVDELQSVVRRAARLLGADLAEDGAEEIARRSRGTPRIAGRLLRRVRDFAHAAGADRIDAATADRALSRLEIDALGLDAMDRRYLTMIADLYGGGPVGVETLAAGLSEPRDTIEDVIEPYLIQLGLIARTARGRQLNGLAWTHLGLNPPAGTTAGLFDT
- a CDS encoding S10 family peptidase translates to MTDRWALAAVLAAVLVTAGPAAAQDRPGGDRKGQAAADAPVDVVPQVVTTRHSGTFGGQRINYAATIGETIVKNDDGVPEVAVVTTAYVKEPRDPNRPITFLFNGGPGSGSVWLQMGAFGPKRVAIPSDARDDGAPPYPIVDNPGSLLDVSDMVFIDPPGTGWSHLIGKADPKNYYGVTQDAKLVAGVIRRWLNDNGRWASPKFLGGESYGTTRSAAVANQLMNVTYNDVGLNGIILISTILDFAAGSDAAGNELNYITNLPSMAATALYHGKAQSPSVEQFTEEARQFALGPYASFLLKGQHATPAERAAILPQLARFTGLSTTYLDHADLRVTPGRFFKELLRDRNQTIGRLDTRYTGQDYDSAGENVDNDPSFYGIDAGYTAAINSWARGSLGFKTDREYQAIGSVGRDWDWRLGGRDDSSYMNVAPYLGTALRENSGLRVFVAQGYYDFATPFFGAEYSLSRTGIPQDRVQFHYYHAGHMMYVRDEDRAKLVGDIRAFIRSR
- a CDS encoding DUF2171 domain-containing protein produces the protein MADLSQVREHMEVIGADGVHVGTVDHVDGERIKLTKKDSGSGEGGAHEGHHHYLPGGLVAGVEGDQVRLSANADVAANLFEEEESGQSLG
- a CDS encoding putative bifunctional diguanylate cyclase/phosphodiesterase, whose protein sequence is MERRGERGGSNDPPSAAEKGRYERMLGNSATAAICADPDHGIIGWNSAAEQMFGYPAAEAIGQPLSIIIPERLRAAHDAGMIRAIAARKTPMAGQTIEIMALHRDGHEIPVDLSLSMWFEEGRPMFGALLRDVSDRHAATRRLEHLAHRDTLTTLPNRGALVTRLAETLGQQPCALLMLDLDGFKHVNDSLGHSAGDALLAEVAKRLRAAVDVGDFVARLGGDEFAILLTEHVGPLRIDALSTRIFTALKQPFALAGRSVFVGTSIGVALSPHDATEVDQLLADADLALYSAKSAGGGGRAFFARGMKTRTEQRLRLGNELREAFVGGQFELWYQPQLSIRDGTLLGVEALLRWHHPRHGLLAPGAFIEVLSDSTIAEDVGCWVLEEACAVAARWLGQGFGPVRMGVNLFPVQLRSHGLRELVCATLERHGLPPHLLELEITENTVLRMDQPSTAALRRLKDLGVSIAFDDFGTGFASLSLLQHFPLTRLKIDRSFIARIDERPGDAAIVKALMCMAQTFDLEVIAEGVETAAQEKMLRELGCQEAQGFRYGRPMKAEELVKAYADAASRADDQPGEPRRSAA